The nucleotide sequence CTTCAATGTCTCCGTGATGGACGTCAGCGGCGAATACCCTAAAGAGGCCGACATCGCCCTGATCTTCCTTTCGCCGGACGCCCGTAGTGCCGCCCAGTACCGCGATGCCATGGAACAGATGCTCGAACGCCACTTCCCCGAGCTTCACTACACCCTGGAGTATGAAGAGTTGTAGTCTCCTGCTATAATGGAAGCTAAAAGATCACCAAAGGATACGACCATGGCCGACAAACCGCTCTCCGAACTCGACGAACGCGAACC is from Sulfurimonas sp. HSL-1656 and encodes:
- a CDS encoding DUF503 domain-containing protein, which encodes MLICHCDLHFELPYAHSLKGRRSIVNGIKERLKAFNVSVMDVSGEYPKEADIALIFLSPDARSAAQYRDAMEQMLERHFPELHYTLEYEEL